AGAGGAGGTGCCGATTCGCGCAGACCAGATTGCATTTGATTCAACAGTTCAGGCTGAGATTGAGCGTTCCATGAATCAAACTAGCACTCCGGTTCTAGGAGAAAAGGACTTTGGGGTTACGATGAGCGATTGTGGCAAAAGCGAAGCATCTGTGGACAAAGGTTTTTGGTCCATTATTGTATTGGGTTTTCTGGGTGGGTTGGTGGCCTTGCTAACGCCCTGTGTTTTTCCAATGATTCCGCTGACGGTTTCCTTTTTCACGAAACGAAGCGAAAGCAAAACAAAAGGTCGCTTTGAAGCATTCTTTTATTCCTTCAGTATTGTGATGATTTATTTTCTGCTGGCCGTTCCCTTTTTAATCTTCAATATTTCGCCCGATACGCTCAACGAAATCTCCACCGGTGCGCCCTTGAACGTTTTCTTTTTTGTCATCTTCGTAGTCTTTGCCTTTTCTTTTTTCGGATTCTACGAAATCAGCTTACCTTCTTTTATTGCTAACAAGGCAGATTCGGCTTCTAACGTTGGCGGCTTGATTGGTATTTTTTTTATGGCGCTCACCTTGGCGATTGTTTCTTTTTCCTGTACCGGTCCCATTCTCGGCTCCTTACTGGTCGGAGCCTTGAGCTCATCTAGCGGTAAGTTAAATTTAGTGGCCGGGATGACCTCTTTTGGCTTGGCGCTTGCACTTCCGTTTGGGCTATTTGCTCTCTTCCCCAACATGATGAAGTCGCTTCCCAAATCAGGTGGTTGGTTAAATACGGTGAAAGTAACTTTAGGTTTTGTAGAGCTAATTTTAGCGGTGAAATTCTTGTCAAACGCTGACTTGGTTGCTCACTGGGGTATCTTAAAGCGGGAGGTTTTTCTTGGGCTTTGGGCTTTGTTAGGAGCAGGAACGTTTATCTATCTGATGGGTTGGTTTCGCTTTTCAAATGAATCGCCGGTGAACAGGCTTTCACCTATTCGTTTAAGCGCTGCTGCGCTTGCTTTGCTTTTTACGATATATACAGCTTATGGCATTCCGGGCAATGACCTGCATTTGTTTAGTGACTTTCCGCCGCCTAAATTCTATTCGCTGGTTGAAAGCCGTTCCGGAATAGAGTCTGTTAAAAATAATTATGAAGCCGCTCTGGCCAAAGCAAAAGCTGAGAATAAATTACTGATGCTAGATTTCACAGGCTGGGCTTGTGTCAACTGCCGGAAAATGGAGGAAAATGTATGGCCCGATCAGGAAGTGATGGAACGATTGAATGAGCGCTTTGTCATTGCTTCTCTTTATGTAGATGATAAAAAGGAACTGCCTAAAAATGAACAGTATATCAGTGAAGTCTTTAACGGAAAAAAAATCAAAACAGTAGGCAATAAGTTTAGCGAGATGCAGGCAAAATATTTTGGAGCGAATACACAGCCTTATTATGTCCTGCTATCTCCTGACGAAAAGCTGCTCACTCATCCCAGAGGATATACCCCCGACCCGAAAGAGTATGTTGATTTTTTGGATTGTGCCTGGAATACGTACCGGCAGGTCGGTCAGAAGTAACTCCCTACTTCAGGGGATATTCCCCCTACAAATAATATTGGATATGCTTTTCTTTCAGATGCTTCTCCGCCTGTTCAAAATCGGGCATTACCTGCTTCACTAAATTCCAAAAGCGGTTGGAGTGGTCATGGTGCACTAAGTGAGCCAATTCATGAATGAGTACATAGTCTATCACCTTGGCTGGAGCAAACATCAGGCGAATGGAAATTACAATCTTCCCATTTCGTGAACAATGTCCCCAAAAACTGGTGGCATGTTTCATGTTCACCTGGCTCACCTGCTTCTTGAAATAACGATTATTGAGTTCATGAATTCGCTCTTCTACAATAGGGTGAAAGTACTTACACAGACATTTCGACACCAGATAGGAACAGGCATTTCCTTCTGCTTCTTTGCTCAACCCCTTCGCCAGAGAGATGACAATATTGTTGCGAAATATTTTCGCTGTGGACTTGTTCACTTCATTATAGAATAGGCTGACAACAAATTCATAAGCGCCCACCTGGAGCAATTCTCCATTTTTATACTGTCGCTGCGGAAGACTTTCTAACAAATGTGGTTTGTCATCTAGTTTTTCCTTTGCCCATTTCAGCAACTCATCAATGCTTTTGCGCTGTTCTTCTTTTTGTTGTCTGTCAGACACCCGAAGCAGGATGCCATTTTTATTTACTGATACCCGATTATTGAACCGTGGTTCAAATAAAATGCGTACCGGCACTTCGGAACCGTTCACCTCGATCTCAAATTCGCGTCGCATAGCAACCTCTCTTTCGAGTTTGGGGCTTTCTGTAAGGAAGTGGTCAAATAATGATAGTGCCATGAACGGCGCTAAAATCAAAAGAACCCTGAGACTTGAGTGGTGATTTTTTCAACATTAAGGAGATAATATTATGGCTCAGGTATTGTGCTGTTTATTAGCCCTGCTTATAAAATATTCTATTTTTGAATCCTTGTAAACAAAAGACAATAAACGAATGAGAACAAGAGCCGAAGAGCCCGAAACACCTGGCAATCCTGAACCGGAGAAATTGATGGAGAAATTTGCAGGTGGCATGAAATTTGATAATAAATTTCTGGAACAACGCCGTGTATTCCTTTGGGGAGCCGTGTTTGATGAGTCAGCCGAGAAAGTGGTGAACCGTTTATTGTTTCTCGAAGCTACTGATCCGGGGAAGGATATTTTCTTCTTCATTAATAGTCCGGGCGGAGTGGTAACCTCGGGCATGGTGATTTATGATACGATGCAGATGATATCTTCCCCGGTTCATACTATCTGTATGGGCTTGGCCGCTTCTATGGGCTCTATACTGCTGAGCGGTGGTAAAAAAGGCAAGCGGTTGATTTGGCCAAATGGTCGTGTGATGATTCATCAGCCATCATTGGGTGGCATGTATGGGCAGGCGACAGATATTGAAATCACTGCTGCTGAAATACTTAAAACCAAACAGTTGAGTGCTGAAATCTTGGCGAAGAATTGTGGCAAGACCTATGAGCAAGTGATGAAAGATTTCGACCGCGACCACTGGATGAATGCCAAAGAAGCAGTAGAATATGGCATCGTAGATAAGATTGCGGATAAACTTTCATAGGAAACCGGACAATCTGATTCCCGAATTTCCAGTGTAATTGAAACAATGACCAACCAAGATCAACATGTAGAAACTGCCAAATTGCAAAAGAGCATTGCTACGCGATTGGGCATTGACCCGCAGAATCTCATCTTCAACTATACTCAGAAAAACGAGACCGTTCGGCTGGACATCGTGACTGTAAACCCCAAGCACGACCAGTCATTTCTTTTTCAAACCACTTTGGGCATTGATAAATTGGAGGCGCTCAAAAAGATGTTGGAGTATATTGATCGTCATTATAACGATGAGGGAAGCCTGACGATTCAGTGGATAAAAATTGGAGAGAACAAATTACACACCTCCTATTTCCGGGCTAAGAACATGTACGAAGCACTGGACAAGTTCTATTATGGGCGAGACATGGGTTCATACAAGATTTTCAGCATCGTATTAAATCCGGTGAGCTGACTTTTCTATTTCAGCTTTTCGTTTTTCTGATGCCGTTCTGCATCGCGGATGCTTTTCTTCTCTAAGTTTTTTTGTAGTGCTTCGGTGAGGTTGACACCTGTTTGATTGGCAAGACAGATCAATACCCACAGGACATCAGCCATTTCGTCGGCCAAATCTACTTTCTTGTCAGATTCCTTGAATGATTGTTCGCCATATCTTCTTGAAATGATACGCGCAACCTCACCCACTTCTTCAGTCAGGATAGCCATATTGGTCAACTCACTGAAATATTTCACCCCGGTTGTTTTAATCCAACGATCCACGGTTTCTTGTGCTTCTTCTATAGTCATTTACTCTTTGTTTTTACTGTCTATATTTATCGTGACCGGGCCATCATTAATCAACGCCACCTTCATTTCTGCTCCGAATACCCCGGTGCCGACTCCTTTGCCCAAATCCATTTCTAATTGCTTCACGAACTCTTGATATAAGGGAATAGCCACCTCCGGTTTTGCCGCCTTGATGAAAGATGGTCGGTTCCCTTTCTTAGTGAGGGCATGGAGCGTAAATTGCGAAACCACTAAAACATCGCCACTATTTTCCAGCACCGACAAATTCATAAGCCCATTCTCATCGTTGAATATACGCAGGTTCACTATCTTTTTACTCATCCATTTCAAATCTTCCTGGGTATCCGAATCTTCAAAACCTGCCAGTATCAGCAATCCTTTTTGAATACTTGCTTTCATCTGCCCTTCAATAGTGACCGATGCTTCCTCTACGCGCTGGATGGTAACTCTCATATTATTATGGACGCAAATTAAAGACTTAGTTGCTGAACCAATCGGGTGGACGATTGCAATTCTCAAATCCTCTTATTTTTACCACCTAAGTACCAATCTATTCATCCGTTATTCAAATTGATATGCTGAAATCTATGACAGGCTTTGGAAAAGCCAGTGGCAAAATTGAAGAGCGAACCGTGAATGTGGAAATCAAATCGCTCAACAGTCAGAAAGGGTTAGACCTGAATATGAAGTTGCCAAGCAAATATCGGGAATATGAATATGCTTTGCGCACTAAGGCCGGTACTATGCTCCAGCGAGGAAAGGTAGATGTCTATGTTAGTCTCGAAAACAATGAAGCAGCCAGCGAGCTTTCGCTGAATCGCGAATTAATCAAATCCTATTTCGCCGAGTTTAAAAAAATCGCTCAAGACATTGGCGCCTCTACTGAAAACCTCTTGCCCGTCATTCTGAAAATGCCGGATGTGATTGGCGAATCACACCAAGACCCAAGTGAAGGTGAACTCAAAGCCATAGAAGCTGTTTTGGAAAAAGCTATTGCCGAAGTAATATCCTTTCGCAAGAGCGAGGGCAAGACAACCGAACAGGACATATTGTTGCGGATCAAAAATATTGAGGATGGAGCAATAAATCTGGCGGAGGAAGACAAAAGAAGGATACAAGATATTCGCAGCCGATTAAAAAAGAATCTGGATAATTTTATTCCCAAAGACAAGGTGGATCAAAATCGCTTTGAGCAAGAGGTGCTTTATTATATTGAGAAATTAGACATCACAGAAGAATTAACTCGTTTGAAATCACATGGCGACTATTTTCGCAAAATCATTTCGGATGAAGAAGAATTGAAAGGTCGTAAATTAAATTTCATTGCTCAGGAAATCGGCCGCGAAATCAACACTATTGGCTCTAAGGCAAACGATGCTACTATTCAAAAAATAGTGGTGAACATGAAAGATGAATTGGAGAAAATTAAAGAACAAACGAGTAATATTTTATAGTATATGGTTTGCGGTTCACGGCTGCTACTGCTAATCGCTATCTGCAAACTACTAAACCTAATCCATGAGCAAACGTAAATTTACAAGGGTTCTGATTCCGCCAAAAAGGATTTTGGTAATTTGTTCTCCGTCCGGTGCCGGCAAATCATCCATCGTTAGAAAGCTATTGCGCTTCTTCCCCGAACTTTCCTTTTCCGTATCCTGCACCACGCGCGAACTGCGAGATGGGGAAGTGAATGGTCAGCACTATTATTTTTTAACGGTAGAAGAATTCAAAAATAAAATCAGCAAAAACGAATTTGCCGAATTTGAAGAAGTATATCCCGGTAAATTTTACGGAACGCTGAAAAGCGAAGTTGAGCGCATCTGGAATGAGCATCAGGTAGCTGTTTTTGATATTGATGTGAAAGGGGCACTGAATATCAAACAACAATTCGGTAAGGATTGTTTGACTATTTACATTGCGCCGCCCTCAAAAGAAACACTGGTTCAGAGATTGAAGAGTCGTGGCTCGGAAGATGCCAAAAGCCTGAAAGAAAGAATCAAACGTTTTGATGAAGAGATGAGCTATGCTACCAAGTTCGACTCGGTGGTGGTGAATAAAGATTTTGATACGGCGTATATGCGAGTAAAAAACTTAGTCATCAATTTTTTGGAGCCGGACACGATACATGTGTATTGAACTTCCTTCCTTTACAGAGATAGTTTTATTATTGCAACAACATGGAAACGCTCACCACAGCAGGAGTTGAAATCAGGGTAGAGACTTTCTATCAATTTGCCGAATCCAATTCGGCAAATGGCGAATTCATTCATTCTTACCGCATCACAATCAGCAACCACAATGCATTCACGGTACAGTTGCTTCGGCGCAAATGGGTGATTTTAGATTCCTATCGCGAGCTAAAGACGGTGGAAGGCGAAGGAGTGGTTGGTCGCCAACCCATTCTCTATCCCGGTGATTCTTATGAATATGTTTCGGGTTGCAATTTGCAGTCACCCATCGGACGTATGGATGGCATCTACATTTTTCAGAACAAACAAAGCGGAAAAGAGTTTGAAGTTAAGGTGCCTGTTTTTCGTTTGGAGGCACCGGAGATTCTCAATTAAAGTACGTAATAATTATTAAGTCAAACCATGCAGATTGAAAGTTAAACTTTCAATCTGCATGGTTTGACTATTTTTACAGAATGATAGTTCGAGCGAAATACAGCGAAGCTCAACGGTTGCTGAAACACTTTCCGGCGGTGGCCATCGTAGGTCCCCGCCAATGCGGCAAGTCCACTATGGCAAAACTTATTGCCAAGAACTATAAGGACTCGATCTATTTAGACCTTGAAAATCCCGACGACCGCGCAAAACTCACAGAGCCTACTCTTTTTCTGTCGCAAATGAAGGGGCGGCTGGTTTGTTTGGATGAAGTGCAGTTCATGCCTGACATTTTCAATGTGCTGCGCAGCCTGATAGACAAGCATAAAAGGAATGGACAGTTTTTGCTTCTTGGCTCCGCCTCCCCTCATTTGTTGCGCCAATCATCCGAAACACTGGCGGGCAGAGTCGCGTATATGGAGTTAGCTCCTTTCACCTTGAAAGAGGTGAATGTGTCCAATACAAATCAGGAAAGAAAGTTGTGGTTACGAGGAGGCTTTCCGAAAAGCTACTTACCTCGTGTAGAACAAATCAGTATGCTGTGGCGCAAAAATTTTATTCAGACCTTTTTAGAAAGAGACCTTTCAGTATTTGGTTTTAACGTGCCGTCTGAAAGCATGCGCCGGTTATGGCTGATGTGCGCTCACCTTCATGGGCAGCCACTCAACTTATCTGCTCTCGGCAATTCGCTGGGGGTGAGCCACACTACTGCCGGTCATTATATTGAAGTGCTTTCGGGAACCTATATGCTCCAGAAAATTGAGCCGCATTTTGCAAATTTGGAAAAACGCCTCCGCAAAGCACCCAAACTATATGTGGCAGACAGCGGTATCTTACATGCGCTGCTGAATATTGAGAAATACGAAGATCTCATCACCCATCCTGTAGCGGGTTTTTCATGGGAGGGATATGTATTGCAGCAGATAAAAGGATCTTTGCCCGATTGGCAGGTTTCTTACATCGCTACCTCCAACCAAGCAGAGATTGATTTTATTTTGACCAAAGGAAAACGGACCATTGCCGTAGAATGTAAACTGTCCCAAGCTCCATCGGTTGGGCGCGGGTTCTATAGCATC
The sequence above is a segment of the Bacteroidota bacterium genome. Coding sequences within it:
- a CDS encoding D-tyrosyl-tRNA(Tyr) deacylase — protein: MRVTIQRVEEASVTIEGQMKASIQKGLLILAGFEDSDTQEDLKWMSKKIVNLRIFNDENGLMNLSVLENSGDVLVVSQFTLHALTKKGNRPSFIKAAKPEVAIPLYQEFVKQLEMDLGKGVGTGVFGAEMKVALINDGPVTINIDSKNKE
- the apaG gene encoding Co2+/Mg2+ efflux protein ApaG — its product is METLTTAGVEIRVETFYQFAESNSANGEFIHSYRITISNHNAFTVQLLRRKWVILDSYRELKTVEGEGVVGRQPILYPGDSYEYVSGCNLQSPIGRMDGIYIFQNKQSGKEFEVKVPVFRLEAPEILN
- a CDS encoding M48 family metallopeptidase translates to MALSLFDHFLTESPKLEREVAMRREFEIEVNGSEVPVRILFEPRFNNRVSVNKNGILLRVSDRQQKEEQRKSIDELLKWAKEKLDDKPHLLESLPQRQYKNGELLQVGAYEFVVSLFYNEVNKSTAKIFRNNIVISLAKGLSKEAEGNACSYLVSKCLCKYFHPIVEERIHELNNRYFKKQVSQVNMKHATSFWGHCSRNGKIVISIRLMFAPAKVIDYVLIHELAHLVHHDHSNRFWNLVKQVMPDFEQAEKHLKEKHIQYYL
- a CDS encoding ATP-dependent Clp protease proteolytic subunit — protein: MEKFAGGMKFDNKFLEQRRVFLWGAVFDESAEKVVNRLLFLEATDPGKDIFFFINSPGGVVTSGMVIYDTMQMISSPVHTICMGLAASMGSILLSGGKKGKRLIWPNGRVMIHQPSLGGMYGQATDIEITAAEILKTKQLSAEILAKNCGKTYEQVMKDFDRDHWMNAKEAVEYGIVDKIADKLS
- a CDS encoding thioredoxin family protein, with amino-acid sequence MKTTAAFFSSLLIFCFHFSSAQILAPASWEWKAEQTGKGEYKLVFTAKIDKGWHIYSQHIGPDGPVPTSFKFETNKEVELIGKTTETGAKTHEGHDPVFEMQLKYFEESMTCTQKVKVSKDTKLKGSLEFMLCDDSRCLPPEEKEFEFNLSGLTGLLPQENLLKEEVPIRADQIAFDSTVQAEIERSMNQTSTPVLGEKDFGVTMSDCGKSEASVDKGFWSIIVLGFLGGLVALLTPCVFPMIPLTVSFFTKRSESKTKGRFEAFFYSFSIVMIYFLLAVPFLIFNISPDTLNEISTGAPLNVFFFVIFVVFAFSFFGFYEISLPSFIANKADSASNVGGLIGIFFMALTLAIVSFSCTGPILGSLLVGALSSSSGKLNLVAGMTSFGLALALPFGLFALFPNMMKSLPKSGGWLNTVKVTLGFVELILAVKFLSNADLVAHWGILKREVFLGLWALLGAGTFIYLMGWFRFSNESPVNRLSPIRLSAAALALLFTIYTAYGIPGNDLHLFSDFPPPKFYSLVESRSGIESVKNNYEAALAKAKAENKLLMLDFTGWACVNCRKMEENVWPDQEVMERLNERFVIASLYVDDKKELPKNEQYISEVFNGKKIKTVGNKFSEMQAKYFGANTQPYYVLLSPDEKLLTHPRGYTPDPKEYVDFLDCAWNTYRQVGQK
- a CDS encoding ATP-binding protein — its product is MIVRAKYSEAQRLLKHFPAVAIVGPRQCGKSTMAKLIAKNYKDSIYLDLENPDDRAKLTEPTLFLSQMKGRLVCLDEVQFMPDIFNVLRSLIDKHKRNGQFLLLGSASPHLLRQSSETLAGRVAYMELAPFTLKEVNVSNTNQERKLWLRGGFPKSYLPRVEQISMLWRKNFIQTFLERDLSVFGFNVPSESMRRLWLMCAHLHGQPLNLSALGNSLGVSHTTAGHYIEVLSGTYMLQKIEPHFANLEKRLRKAPKLYVADSGILHALLNIEKYEDLITHPVAGFSWEGYVLQQIKGSLPDWQVSYIATSNQAEIDFILTKGKRTIAVECKLSQAPSVGRGFYSITQELKIKEAFVVCPVKDSFPLNKHIIATNILGLLDSLSKK
- a CDS encoding YicC family protein, whose protein sequence is MLKSMTGFGKASGKIEERTVNVEIKSLNSQKGLDLNMKLPSKYREYEYALRTKAGTMLQRGKVDVYVSLENNEAASELSLNRELIKSYFAEFKKIAQDIGASTENLLPVILKMPDVIGESHQDPSEGELKAIEAVLEKAIAEVISFRKSEGKTTEQDILLRIKNIEDGAINLAEEDKRRIQDIRSRLKKNLDNFIPKDKVDQNRFEQEVLYYIEKLDITEELTRLKSHGDYFRKIISDEEELKGRKLNFIAQEIGREINTIGSKANDATIQKIVVNMKDELEKIKEQTSNIL
- a CDS encoding nucleotide pyrophosphohydrolase is translated as MTIEEAQETVDRWIKTTGVKYFSELTNMAILTEEVGEVARIISRRYGEQSFKESDKKVDLADEMADVLWVLICLANQTGVNLTEALQKNLEKKSIRDAERHQKNEKLK
- the gmk gene encoding guanylate kinase, which codes for MSKRKFTRVLIPPKRILVICSPSGAGKSSIVRKLLRFFPELSFSVSCTTRELRDGEVNGQHYYFLTVEEFKNKISKNEFAEFEEVYPGKFYGTLKSEVERIWNEHQVAVFDIDVKGALNIKQQFGKDCLTIYIAPPSKETLVQRLKSRGSEDAKSLKERIKRFDEEMSYATKFDSVVVNKDFDTAYMRVKNLVINFLEPDTIHVY